GACGATCCGAACGATCCGTTGAAGTACCGCTATGGCGATGGTTATCGGAAGGCCACGGAATGGAAAGAGACGGTACGTGTACGGCAAGGCGTGACCGTCAAGGACAAGACGTACACCTTCCGGAAGACCCATCACGGGCCGATCGTGGCCAAGGAAGGGAAGACGCAGTTTACCGCGCAGATCGGCAAGCTGTACGACGCACTGCTATTGCGGCAGATGAGCATCCTGATGCGGGCGAAAAACGTCAACGACTTCAAACGCGGCATGGGGACGTTGAACTTCGCGATCATGAACGCCGTCTATGCGGACCGGCACGGCGACATTTTCTATCTCTACAACGGCACAATTCCGCGGCGCGATCCACAATTCGACTGGAGCAAACCGGTCGACGGCAGCGATCCACGCACCGAATGGCAGGGCTATCACACGGTCGACGAATTGCCGCAGGTGCTGAATCCCCCCTCGGGCTTTGTGCAGAACTGCAATTCGAGCCCTTTCACGGTGACTGACGACGGCAATGCGCCGCTTGGGAATTTTCCCAATTACATGGCCGAGGATAAAAACGACGATAAGCGACGGGCCAAGATCTCGCGGCAAATCCTGCGCAACATGCACGACGTGACGCTGGCCGACGTCGAACGATCAGCCTTCGACACGACGTTGTATTGGGCGCAGGTCGAGCTGCCGAAATACGCCCGGGCGCTCGAGACGCTGAAGGTCAGCGATCCGCAACTGGCCGAACGCGTGGCGCCGTACCTGGCGCATTTGCTCGACTGGGATTTCCGCGTGACGAACGAGTCGACGCAGGCTCCGTTGTGCGTCGAATGGTACGAAGACCTGTACGGCAGCAACTATCCCGGCGAAACGATGAAGCAGGCCTATCAGGGAGATGTTGCCCTGCAACTGGCGGCGCTCGTGCAAGCGGCGTCGAAATTGCAAACGACCTACGGCACCTGGAAGGTCGCGTACGGCGATGTCTATCGCATCCAGCGACATGCCGACGTGGCCGAGCTGATTGATATCCCGTTCGACGATGCCCTGCCCAGCTTGCCGTGCATCGGCTCGCACGGGCCCATGGGCGTCGTGTTCACGCAATATTACACGCCCACGATTCAGATTCCGTTCGTGAAGTCGCTGAAGAAGCACTACGGCGTGGTCGGTCTGACCTACCTGGGCGTGTTCGAATTCGGCGAGAAGATCACAGGCGGAACGTTGCTGCAATTCGGCTCGAGCGGCGACCCGAACTCGCCTCATTATTTCGATCAGGCCAAGCTATTGTCCGAAACGAAAACGAAGCCGCACCTGTTCTATTGGGACGATGTGAAAGCAGCCAGCCGCAAGCCATACCATCCAGGCGAGCCGGCAACGGAAACGGCGCGCAAAGCCAAGTAGTTACAGGACTGCAGCGGCCGGTGTGTTCACGCCGCGCGGCCAGCAAGATCCGTAGGGTGTGTCCGCGACACACCACATCGATTCTGCCCACAACTTGGCAAGTGTTTTCAGATCGATAAGGCGGTGCGTCGAGGACGTCCCTCGCTGATTGACAATCTGCAATAAACGTCGCATCGTATCTCCATGCTTCGCGCCGAGCCCGACACGAAATACGTTGTTTACCCCTCATGGGCTGAGTTGAGCTACAAGTGGGCGGACTTGCCACGGCTGCTCGCCAATCCGCTGGAAAGCGGATACCTCGATCCTACGAAAGGCTGGTGGGCATTAGGTTATCCCGATACTATCGCTCCCTGTTCTTTCATCGATGGTCCATTTGGCGGCGGGATTGTCGTTGCTGATCACGTGCCACGCATGTGGATGCCAGCCCTAATTCTTCAAAAGGAGGCAAATCTCTGTCGGGCTGAAGGGCAGGTAGTCTCGTCTGACAAGCTGCCATGTTGGGTTGGGTACCTTGAGCCCTACGATGATCCGCTGCTCAATGCGCTTGAGGGTAAGCAGCGAACTCGTAACTATCTCTGCAGCGCAACCCTGGAAAACATAGAAGCTGAGCCCGAGTCGCATTACTGGGTTATCGCATACGAGGGAAAGAGTGAGCCCGACGGCCTTGGTGATTTGCCTACGTGGGCACGTTGTTTTGAATTGGAAGTCTCGCGGGCTGAAAGCATCTCGCAACCGCTTCGTCAGGAAACTTCCGACTGGTTTCGCAATCCGAAACAGAGCTTCGCATGGTACACCGTTAGGAACTACAAGCCTTTGGTTGGTTACTGTTACGCCTTGGTGGTCTACTTGGCTCTCCATCTCAGGAAAATCGCTGGTCGCCGCATGCGATCGATGCACATGCTGGCAAGCATCGAACGAAAGCCGAATATACGGAAATTTTGGCCCCGGCGGTAACGGTGCGGATGGCGGTCTTGCTTGAAACTCGTATGGTGTATCCGTGACACGCCGATGCTACTCTGGTCGTGAATTGACAACGTGTTATCAAAATAGAAGCCGGTGCGTCGAGGACGCACCCTACAACTACTGCGTAATGTAGTGTCGGGGCGACAATGAAAACTTGTTACGCGAGCGCGCGAGCCACGGTTTTCTGCTGTTGGCTAGTTCTGGCGACGCTCTGCGGCGATGTGGTCGCAGACGAAGTTGCTCCACGGGCGATTCGCTACGAATCGGGGCGCCGGTTGCGCCAATTCGAAAGCGCCTGGCGACAAACGTCCGATACGGTGGCACGTCGACGTGCGATTGCACCGCTGAAGCAAGCCGTCAATCAGTTTTTGGGCGGCAAGCAAATCGCAGCCGTCCGATCGCTAGGTGAAGCGCGACTGGCGCTCGCTCACTCCGACGATTATCCGTCCGACGTGCTCTGGGCCGAATCGCTTTACCTCGAATTCAGCAGACGGCTACTCGACGCGGATGATACGACGCTCACGGTTGCGATTCGCGAGCTGTACGAAACAGGGTCGTCGGTGCCAGCGGGGGCGCGCGTCGTAGCCTCGATCGAGCGAGTTGGTGAGCCACGGCCCGTGAAAGTTGAGTTCCCGATCGAGCAACTTCCGAGCGATATTTCGATGCCCCTCGCCGGCCTGGGCGAAGGGGATTTCGCCCTAAGTGTTGTGATCGATGACAAGAATGGTCGACTGGCGTCCGCCGCGTATCGATTCTCGCTGGTGAAGAATCTTTCAGCACGCCTGGCTGCCGCCGCTGCCGCGCTCGACTTTTCGAAAGACGCGAGGAGCATCGATCGTGAATCGATAATCGCGCTGGTGAAACTTCTCACCGGATTGGCCGGCGGCGACGTGCTCGAGACCGAATATCCGGCCGCACGCTTGATGTCCGAGATCGAACAGGCGATCGCCACGACCAAAACCGGCGAGACGTTTTATAATAGCGCACGCGCCGGCGAATTCTGGTTGCGCGTACCGATCGGCGACCAGTCCTGGCCCGTGCGAATCTTCGTGCCACCGGCAGCCGAGGCGGACGGGGCCAGTCCGTTAGTCGTGGCCTTACACGGTGCGGGGGGAAGTGAGAACTTGTTCTTCGATGGTTACGGCGAGGGAGCCATTAAGAACGAGTGTCAGCACCGTGGCTGGATCGTCGTCTCGCCGAGAACCGAAGGTTTTGGGCTGTTGCCCGTCGAGCAACTGGTCGAAGCGCTCGGTAAGAACTACGCGATCGATCGAGAGCACGTGTACCTGATAGGGCATTCCATGGGGGCACTGCAAGCCACGGCGGCAGCGCAAGCCCGACCTGATTTCTACACGGCGGTGGCTGCGCTAGGCGGTGGCGGTGTCGTGAAGCCGAGCGACGCCATCAAGCTGCTGCCGTATTACGTAGCCGCGGGCCGAGAGGACTTCGCGCTCGCGGGCGTCGAACGATTAGTCAGCAACTTGCGCAAAGCGGGAGTCGAGAAGGTCGTATTCCGCGAATACCCCGACGTCGAACACTTGCTGATCGTCCAAGAATCGCTGCCCGAGGTGTTTCAGTTCTTCGACGAAGCCGCGAACGCAAAGTGAGGAAGAGCGACTGATGTTGCATGCTTATTCCGCTATCGCGGAAAAAGCATGGCACGATTGCGGCGCAATGTGCGCTGTCATAGTGACGCTGCGACGCAGCTTCTTCTAATCTGCGAAAATCGGCGCAAACTGCGGACGACAAAGCTTGGTGCGTCGAGGACGCACCCTACAACCACAGATTGCTACGACTACAGCGGTCGGCGCGGAAGTTGGCGCGGGAAGGGAAGCGGCGCGACCGGTGGCAACGGGCCGGAGCCCGATTCTTTCCAGCCGCGGCGGTCTTCTTCGCTGGCGTAATAGCGCAGCCAGACTTCGGGATCGCCGCCGGCATCGGCGCAATCCCAGTGAAGATAATTGTCCGACCGCTCCAGCTTCTTTTCCGGCGACGACAGAATGTCCCGATAGATCAGGCAATAGAGTTGCCGATCCGACAAGTGATCGGTGAAGTCAAGCACGATCCGCTTGTCGTACAGCCGCTGGATCGTGTCCCACAAAAGATCGTGCAGTTGCTCGTCGTTCAGCGCGTCAGGGCGGGGCAGTTCGAGCTTTGGCTCGAACCATTCGCCGATCGGCAAAACGGGCGCCCGCTCCCAGGCCAGCATGCTGGCCAGGTATTCGTTCTCGACGCGCGTGGGGAGCTCGCCGACGTTCAACTGGCTGATCGAGTCGTCGAGGAATGGCTCAAGCTCGTCACGCAACTGCGCGTTGCGCAACAAGTGATCGACCTCGTCCGATCGTGAATATGAAGCTTCTGACATAGTGTGGATGACCCAACCTGCACTCTTGAG
This genomic stretch from Pirellulales bacterium harbors:
- a CDS encoding penicillin acylase family protein, encoding MTFLSAAGGAFRAKRADWMLLPVCCLTPAIMLLITSPVVYAAGDATAPVSAKQEELASKVVIYRDNYGTPHIDGENDAATIFGFAYAQAEDFFWQIEDTYILGLGRYAEILGPKGLNSDLLNRAYEIVPRSQQDYDQLEPDVKVICESYVDGLNYYLATHPEVKPRLLKHFEPWYVLAFGRQLTIELCFRYTRLSSNFMPRTTPSISGAVGSNAWAIAPSRTKNKHAMLMANPHQPWFGFGQMYEAHLRSGEGWNFSGSTFFGSPLPTIGHNEDAGWSFTVNEPDIADVWRETFDDPNDPLKYRYGDGYRKATEWKETVRVRQGVTVKDKTYTFRKTHHGPIVAKEGKTQFTAQIGKLYDALLLRQMSILMRAKNVNDFKRGMGTLNFAIMNAVYADRHGDIFYLYNGTIPRRDPQFDWSKPVDGSDPRTEWQGYHTVDELPQVLNPPSGFVQNCNSSPFTVTDDGNAPLGNFPNYMAEDKNDDKRRAKISRQILRNMHDVTLADVERSAFDTTLYWAQVELPKYARALETLKVSDPQLAERVAPYLAHLLDWDFRVTNESTQAPLCVEWYEDLYGSNYPGETMKQAYQGDVALQLAALVQAASKLQTTYGTWKVAYGDVYRIQRHADVAELIDIPFDDALPSLPCIGSHGPMGVVFTQYYTPTIQIPFVKSLKKHYGVVGLTYLGVFEFGEKITGGTLLQFGSSGDPNSPHYFDQAKLLSETKTKPHLFYWDDVKAASRKPYHPGEPATETARKAK
- a CDS encoding alpha/beta fold hydrolase, whose protein sequence is MARRRAIAPLKQAVNQFLGGKQIAAVRSLGEARLALAHSDDYPSDVLWAESLYLEFSRRLLDADDTTLTVAIRELYETGSSVPAGARVVASIERVGEPRPVKVEFPIEQLPSDISMPLAGLGEGDFALSVVIDDKNGRLASAAYRFSLVKNLSARLAAAAAALDFSKDARSIDRESIIALVKLLTGLAGGDVLETEYPAARLMSEIEQAIATTKTGETFYNSARAGEFWLRVPIGDQSWPVRIFVPPAAEADGASPLVVALHGAGGSENLFFDGYGEGAIKNECQHRGWIVVSPRTEGFGLLPVEQLVEALGKNYAIDREHVYLIGHSMGALQATAAAQARPDFYTAVAALGGGGVVKPSDAIKLLPYYVAAGREDFALAGVERLVSNLRKAGVEKVVFREYPDVEHLLIVQESLPEVFQFFDEAANAK